One Chlorobaculum limnaeum genomic window carries:
- a CDS encoding PHP domain-containing protein, whose translation MPYSSSGVGHNGFDKADLHIHTKCSDGLFTPEEIVRKAVRAGLKAISITDHDTVKGIDQAKPLALELGLELIPGVEMSSAYKGYDIHILGYFFDYQQSELKSYLDHCRQLRTERAERMVQKLAKMGVKIEIEQIIMKAQNGSVGRPHIAAVLQDGGFVKSFSEAFSKYLSSHSPAYVKSIETHPEEVIRLVNEAGGLSFLAHPAQNVPDEILRQLISFGLDGLEIIHPSHDSYRQNYYREIANEYFLLFSGGSDYHGLKDHEDNFGQIWIPYEWVTKMKSRLVPAGKK comes from the coding sequence ATGCCATACAGCTCGTCAGGCGTAGGGCATAATGGCTTTGATAAAGCAGATTTACACATACACACCAAATGTTCGGACGGTCTGTTCACGCCCGAAGAGATCGTTCGCAAGGCGGTTCGTGCCGGGCTGAAAGCCATCAGCATCACCGATCACGATACCGTCAAGGGTATAGACCAAGCAAAGCCATTAGCACTCGAATTGGGTCTGGAGCTTATTCCCGGTGTAGAAATGAGCTCGGCCTATAAAGGGTATGACATCCATATCCTGGGATATTTTTTTGACTATCAGCAATCCGAGCTGAAGAGTTATCTGGACCACTGCCGCCAACTCCGCACGGAGCGGGCAGAGCGCATGGTGCAGAAACTGGCGAAAATGGGCGTCAAGATCGAGATCGAACAGATCATCATGAAGGCCCAGAACGGCAGCGTGGGGCGTCCGCACATCGCGGCGGTGCTCCAGGACGGCGGTTTCGTCAAAAGTTTCAGCGAGGCGTTCAGCAAATACCTCAGCTCGCACAGCCCGGCCTACGTCAAAAGCATCGAAACGCATCCGGAAGAGGTCATCCGACTCGTCAACGAAGCTGGCGGCCTGTCGTTCCTCGCCCATCCGGCGCAGAACGTGCCCGATGAGATTCTCCGACAGCTCATCTCGTTCGGGCTGGACGGCCTCGAAATCATCCATCCTTCGCACGATTCGTACCGCCAGAACTACTACCGCGAAATCGCCAACGAGTACTTCCTGCTCTTTTCGGGCGGCTCGGATTACCACGGGCTGAAGGATCACGAAGACAACTTCGGCCAGATATGGATACCCTACGAATGGGTGACCAAAATGAAAAGCCGGCTCGTTCCGGCCGGGAAAAAATGA
- the uppP gene encoding undecaprenyl-diphosphatase UppP, which yields MNLIQAITLGIAQGLTEFLPISSSAHLRIVPAIMGWEDPGAAFTAIVQIGTLAAVLIYFAKDIVSISGAVISGVLKGRPLETDESRTGWMIAAGTIPIVVFGLAFKDQIETVLRSLYWVSAALILLALVLVVAEKHTANRARDGRRGKAIKEITWTDAIIIGLAQALALIPGSSRSGVTITAGLFRNLDRETSARFSFLLSLPSVFAAGAYQLYKTWDVITATNDNMIAIAVATVFAFISGYLSIAFLLSYLKRHSTGVFIAYRLILGVSLIVMIAAGKLSPV from the coding sequence ATGAACCTCATCCAGGCCATCACGCTCGGCATCGCGCAGGGACTTACAGAATTTTTACCCATCAGCAGCTCAGCCCATCTGCGCATCGTCCCCGCCATCATGGGCTGGGAGGATCCGGGCGCGGCCTTCACGGCAATCGTGCAGATCGGCACGCTCGCGGCGGTACTGATCTACTTCGCCAAAGACATCGTTTCGATCAGCGGCGCGGTGATTTCGGGAGTGCTGAAAGGCAGGCCGCTTGAAACGGACGAATCCCGGACGGGGTGGATGATCGCCGCCGGAACGATACCGATCGTCGTGTTCGGACTCGCTTTCAAAGACCAGATCGAAACCGTCCTGCGCTCGCTCTACTGGGTTTCGGCGGCGCTGATTCTGCTGGCCCTCGTGCTGGTCGTGGCCGAAAAGCACACCGCAAACCGCGCCCGCGACGGACGCAGAGGAAAAGCGATCAAGGAGATCACCTGGACGGACGCTATCATCATCGGACTGGCCCAGGCGCTGGCGCTCATTCCAGGATCGTCGCGCTCCGGCGTCACCATCACGGCGGGGCTGTTCCGCAACCTCGACCGCGAAACCTCGGCGCGATTCTCCTTTTTGCTCTCGCTCCCCTCGGTCTTTGCGGCAGGAGCCTATCAACTCTACAAAACCTGGGACGTCATCACCGCCACGAACGACAACATGATCGCTATTGCCGTAGCCACGGTCTTTGCCTTCATTTCCGGCTACCTCTCCATCGCCTTCCTGCTCTCCTACCTCAAGCGCCACAGCACCGGCGTCTTCATCGCCTACCGCCTGATTCTCGGCGTAAGCCTCATCGTCATGATCGCGGCTGGAAAATTGTCGCCCGTGTAA
- the rdgB gene encoding RdgB/HAM1 family non-canonical purine NTP pyrophosphatase has translation MEIQHSDITIVLATGNKDKVRELKPVLEALASGIHVRSLHDLGLDIDVEETEPTLEGNARLKAQAIFELVAPRLEWFIALADDTGLEVDALGGAPGVYSARYAPVPVGVTRTYEDNVRHLLSEMRGKNERTARFRTVIAMKGRLPALDGGAMVIDETTDGHIDGVITTEPQGDGGFGYDPVFAPEGIERTFAQLSIDEKNAISHRGRAVMAAAKRIGELLSQCGIR, from the coding sequence ATGGAAATACAGCACTCCGACATCACCATCGTTCTCGCCACGGGCAACAAGGACAAGGTTCGCGAGCTGAAGCCGGTGCTCGAAGCTCTCGCCTCCGGCATCCACGTCCGCTCGCTCCATGACCTCGGACTCGACATCGACGTGGAGGAGACCGAGCCGACGCTTGAAGGCAACGCACGGCTCAAGGCGCAGGCGATCTTCGAGCTGGTCGCGCCGCGACTGGAGTGGTTCATCGCGCTCGCCGACGACACCGGCCTCGAAGTCGATGCGCTCGGCGGCGCGCCCGGCGTCTACTCCGCCCGCTACGCGCCCGTGCCGGTCGGAGTCACACGAACCTACGAAGACAACGTGCGCCACCTGCTCTCGGAGATGCGCGGCAAAAACGAGCGCACGGCCCGCTTCCGCACGGTGATCGCCATGAAGGGCCGCCTGCCCGCGCTGGATGGTGGCGCGATGGTGATCGACGAAACCACAGACGGCCACATCGACGGCGTCATCACCACCGAGCCGCAGGGCGACGGCGGGTTCGGCTACGATCCGGTCTTCGCGCCGGAGGGGATAGAGCGCACCTTCGCCCAGCTCTCTATCGACGAGAAAAACGCCATCAGCCACCGCGGACGAGCCGTCATGGCAGCGGCAAAGCGCATCGGCGAGCTCCTCTCGCAGTGCGGAATCCGGTAA
- a CDS encoding pyridoxine 5'-phosphate synthase: MRLAVNIDHIATLRNARNEGHPDPVEAALLAEKHGAAGIVCHLREDRRHIKDDDLARLREEITTKLDLEMAMTDEMQAVALAVKPNLVTLVPEKREELTTEGGFAIQKHFTRLAGFVKPLRDKEIGVSIFIEPEAEAIALAAEAGANIVEFHTGTYSLLTSNEERAEELERIRKSARIAREMGLTVVAGHGLSVLNIAPFKELHDIEEVSIGHAIISRAVLIGLPAAIQEILDLIRR; encoded by the coding sequence ATGAGACTTGCCGTCAATATTGACCATATCGCCACGCTGCGTAACGCTCGAAACGAGGGACATCCCGATCCCGTCGAAGCGGCCCTGCTCGCCGAAAAGCACGGTGCGGCGGGCATTGTTTGCCACTTGCGTGAAGATCGCCGCCACATCAAGGATGACGACCTCGCCCGTCTGAGGGAAGAGATCACCACCAAGCTCGATCTTGAAATGGCCATGACCGACGAGATGCAGGCCGTCGCGCTTGCGGTCAAACCCAACCTCGTCACGCTCGTGCCTGAAAAGCGCGAAGAGCTGACCACCGAGGGTGGATTCGCCATCCAGAAGCATTTCACCCGCCTCGCCGGATTCGTCAAGCCGTTGCGTGACAAGGAGATCGGCGTCAGCATCTTCATCGAGCCGGAGGCGGAAGCCATCGCGCTGGCCGCCGAAGCGGGGGCAAATATCGTGGAGTTTCACACCGGCACTTACTCGCTCCTCACCAGCAATGAAGAGCGAGCGGAAGAGCTGGAGCGCATCCGCAAGTCGGCACGCATCGCCCGCGAAATGGGGCTGACCGTGGTTGCCGGGCACGGCCTGAGCGTACTGAACATCGCACCGTTCAAGGAGCTGCACGACATCGAGGAGGTGAGCATCGGCCACGCCATCATCTCCCGCGCCGTGCTTATCGGCCTACCGGCAGCCATTCAGGAAATTCTCGACCTCATCCGCCGATAA
- a CDS encoding GNAT family N-acetyltransferase, which translates to MCFQLLPLNPKHLSQFKKDMQESFQQGAVDEFSDIDIEILPERDIDRSLSAKGACAYEAILNGEIVGGAVVLINNETHHNHLDFLYVKKGTHSKGVGLLIWNAIEAQYPETKTWETHTPYFEKRNIHFYVNKCGFHIVEYFNKYHNDPNEIDEAEKFPETDYFADFFRFEKNMNEPHS; encoded by the coding sequence ATGTGCTTCCAGTTGTTACCACTTAACCCTAAACACTTATCACAGTTCAAGAAAGATATGCAGGAGTCATTTCAACAGGGTGCAGTTGATGAATTTAGTGATATAGATATAGAGATACTTCCTGAAAGAGATATTGACCGTTCTCTATCTGCAAAAGGTGCTTGTGCTTATGAAGCTATTCTAAATGGAGAAATAGTTGGTGGAGCAGTTGTTCTTATCAATAATGAAACACACCATAATCATCTAGATTTTCTTTATGTGAAAAAAGGGACCCACAGCAAAGGTGTTGGTTTATTAATTTGGAATGCGATCGAAGCACAATATCCCGAAACAAAAACATGGGAAACACATACTCCGTACTTTGAAAAACGAAATATACATTTCTATGTAAATAAATGCGGTTTTCATATTGTTGAGTATTTTAATAAATATCATAATGATCCAAATGAAATAGATGAGGCAGAAAAGTTTCCTGAAACTGATTATTTCGCTGATTTCTTTCGCTTTGAAAAAAATATGAATGAACCGCACTCGTAG
- the pgsA gene encoding CDP-diacylglycerol--glycerol-3-phosphate 3-phosphatidyltransferase, with protein MTFSNQLTILRIVLVPVFVILLMQSGAWYKLAGVIVFVVASLTDIYDGYHARKYGQITRLGAFLDPLADKLLITTAFLFYVWEGYLALWMVLLVAARDIMVTGLRVYAEHIDHPVVTSQEAKYKTLAQNLFAYFIMLFILLKEQSFFGPKAAALMDEILYSPWLDYVMLAIMLFTVWTGVSYLISNRSLIFRNPAGGR; from the coding sequence ATGACCTTTTCCAACCAGCTCACCATACTGAGAATCGTTCTCGTACCGGTTTTCGTGATTCTGCTCATGCAGTCCGGCGCGTGGTACAAGCTGGCGGGGGTCATTGTGTTCGTCGTCGCCTCGCTGACCGATATCTACGACGGCTACCACGCGCGAAAGTACGGGCAGATCACCCGGCTCGGCGCCTTTCTCGACCCGCTGGCCGACAAGCTGCTCATCACCACGGCGTTTCTTTTCTATGTTTGGGAAGGCTATCTGGCGCTCTGGATGGTGCTGCTGGTGGCCGCGCGCGACATCATGGTCACGGGGCTGCGCGTCTATGCGGAGCACATCGATCATCCCGTGGTGACCAGCCAGGAGGCCAAGTACAAAACCCTCGCCCAGAACCTGTTCGCCTATTTCATCATGCTCTTCATCCTTTTGAAGGAGCAGAGCTTTTTCGGCCCGAAGGCGGCTGCGCTCATGGATGAAATCCTCTATTCGCCCTGGCTCGATTACGTGATGCTCGCCATCATGCTCTTCACGGTCTGGACGGGCGTTTCCTACCTCATCAGCAACCGGAGCCTCATCTTCCGCAACCCGGCGGGAGGGCGCTGA
- a CDS encoding phosphatidylglycerophosphatase A — protein MQKWLARIFGSAFGIGYVPLAPGTFASGAAALLYLYVPAIRELPLLAFLIVLSTVIGVWASGVMETEYGEDPSQAVIDEVAGQWISLLFIPFSPLTLLLAFILFRLFDVLKPGPVDWAQRLPGGWGIMSDDVLAGIFANISLQLVLLALPMLPFGVAL, from the coding sequence ATGCAGAAATGGCTTGCAAGAATTTTCGGAAGCGCTTTCGGCATCGGCTATGTGCCGCTTGCTCCGGGCACCTTCGCCAGCGGCGCGGCAGCGCTTCTTTACCTTTATGTGCCCGCGATTCGTGAGTTGCCTCTGCTCGCTTTTCTGATTGTGCTTTCGACGGTGATCGGCGTGTGGGCAAGTGGCGTCATGGAGACGGAGTACGGCGAAGACCCTTCGCAGGCGGTGATCGACGAGGTTGCCGGGCAGTGGATTTCGCTGCTTTTCATCCCGTTTTCGCCGCTCACGTTGCTGCTGGCCTTCATCCTCTTCCGGCTTTTCGACGTCCTCAAACCCGGCCCGGTCGATTGGGCGCAACGCCTCCCCGGCGGCTGGGGCATCATGTCGGACGACGTGCTGGCGGGCATCTTTGCCAACATCTCGCTCCAGCTCGTGCTGCTCGCGCTGCCGATGCTGCCGTTCGGCGTGGCGCTCTGA
- the dxs gene encoding 1-deoxy-D-xylulose-5-phosphate synthase, with amino-acid sequence MADLVSTPASIPLAYPLLSAIHSPADLKKLSLHELELVAAECRKKVIELVSLNGGHFGSSLGVVELTVALHYVYNSPTDRIVWDVGHQAYVHKILTGRLAQMETNRRYHGLAGFPKRSESPHDAFDTGHASTSISAAAGMAAARDLAGRKEKVVAIIGDGSLTGGMAFEAMNHLGDTKSDVLVILNDNQMAISPSTGGLKNYLVNLTLNKTYNRLRKFVWDSISLLNNEIGETAKQAVHRIEDGIKAALTPGAYFEALGFRYFGPIDGHNIEQLTKALREMRQLHHPKLLHVITTKGKGFKPAEDNQPKWHASAGGFDIETGKNINAPGKPAKPKYQEVFGEALVELALKDPTITAITAAMPSGTSLDLFQQAIPSRCFDVGIAEQHAVTFAAGLAAGGFKPVFAVYSTFLQRAYDQLIHDVALQNLHVLFAIDRAGLVGEDGPTHHGAFDLSFLNAVPKLVVMAPGDEQELRNMLYTALYEVKGPVAIRYPRGSGSGATLHKEFTPVPVGKGRILREGKSVALLGIGTMSQRALDTAALLEAAGLDPLVCDMRFLKPLDTEMIDMAAERCTHIVTIEENSVIGGFGSSVVNYLHRAHPGVKCISFGLPDDFVTHGSMEELYREVGLDAKSLSGKILAFYGNKG; translated from the coding sequence ATGGCAGACCTCGTCTCCACTCCGGCCTCGATTCCGCTGGCCTATCCGCTGCTTTCGGCCATTCACTCTCCCGCCGATCTCAAGAAACTGAGTCTGCACGAGCTTGAACTCGTGGCCGCTGAGTGCCGGAAAAAGGTGATCGAGCTGGTGTCGCTGAACGGGGGGCACTTCGGGTCGAGCCTCGGCGTGGTTGAGCTGACCGTGGCGCTGCACTATGTTTACAACAGTCCGACCGACCGCATAGTCTGGGACGTGGGTCATCAGGCGTACGTTCACAAGATTCTCACCGGACGCCTGGCGCAAATGGAGACCAACCGCCGCTATCACGGGCTGGCCGGCTTCCCGAAGCGCAGCGAAAGTCCGCACGACGCCTTCGACACCGGCCACGCCTCGACCTCGATCTCTGCGGCGGCAGGCATGGCTGCGGCGAGAGACCTGGCCGGGCGAAAGGAGAAGGTGGTGGCGATCATCGGCGACGGCAGCCTCACCGGCGGCATGGCCTTCGAGGCGATGAACCACCTCGGCGACACGAAGTCCGACGTGCTGGTCATCCTCAACGACAACCAGATGGCGATTTCGCCAAGCACTGGCGGCCTGAAAAATTACCTGGTCAACCTCACCCTGAACAAGACCTACAACCGTCTGCGCAAGTTCGTCTGGGACAGCATCTCCTTGCTGAACAACGAAATCGGCGAAACGGCCAAACAGGCCGTGCACCGCATCGAGGATGGCATCAAGGCGGCTTTAACCCCCGGCGCGTATTTCGAGGCGCTCGGTTTCCGCTACTTCGGCCCCATCGACGGCCACAACATCGAGCAGCTCACCAAGGCGCTGCGAGAGATGCGCCAGTTACACCACCCGAAACTCCTGCACGTCATCACTACCAAAGGTAAAGGCTTCAAGCCCGCCGAGGATAACCAGCCCAAATGGCACGCCAGCGCGGGCGGCTTCGACATCGAGACCGGCAAGAACATCAACGCGCCCGGCAAGCCCGCGAAGCCGAAGTACCAGGAGGTGTTCGGCGAAGCGCTCGTCGAGCTGGCGCTGAAAGATCCAACCATCACGGCCATCACCGCCGCCATGCCGAGCGGCACCTCGCTCGACCTGTTCCAGCAGGCCATACCATCGAGATGTTTCGACGTGGGCATCGCCGAGCAGCACGCCGTCACCTTCGCCGCTGGCCTCGCCGCCGGTGGATTCAAGCCGGTCTTCGCCGTTTATTCGACCTTTTTGCAGCGCGCCTACGACCAGCTCATCCACGACGTCGCCCTGCAAAACCTGCACGTGCTCTTCGCCATCGACCGGGCGGGACTCGTCGGCGAGGACGGCCCGACCCACCACGGCGCGTTCGACCTGTCGTTCCTCAATGCGGTGCCGAAACTCGTGGTGATGGCCCCCGGCGACGAGCAGGAGCTGCGCAACATGCTCTACACGGCGCTCTACGAAGTCAAGGGCCCGGTCGCGATCCGCTACCCGCGAGGCAGCGGCAGCGGCGCGACGCTGCACAAGGAGTTCACCCCGGTTCCGGTCGGCAAGGGACGAATCCTGCGGGAGGGCAAATCGGTGGCGCTCCTCGGCATCGGCACGATGTCGCAACGGGCGCTCGACACCGCCGCGCTGCTCGAAGCGGCTGGCCTCGATCCGCTGGTGTGCGACATGCGCTTCCTCAAGCCGCTCGACACGGAGATGATCGACATGGCCGCCGAAAGATGCACGCACATCGTCACCATCGAGGAGAACAGCGTCATCGGCGGCTTCGGCAGCAGCGTCGTCAACTACCTGCACCGCGCCCACCCCGGAGTCAAATGCATTTCGTTCGGCCTGCCAGACGACTTCGTCACCCACGGCAGCATGGAGGAGCTGTATCGCGAAGTCGGCCTCGACGCCAAAAGCCTGTCGGGAAAGATTCTGGCGTTCTACGGGAACAAAGGGTAA
- a CDS encoding secondary thiamine-phosphate synthase enzyme YjbQ: MNFHIATIACQTTRPIDIIDITADVRSALEESGLQQGTVTLLSRHTTACININEREEWLQKDMTTWLKRFIPKDGDWLHNLETVDGRDNAHSHLLGLFMNSSETIPFSEGQLMLGEWQSIFFIELDGPRPKREVLMHIQGE, encoded by the coding sequence ATGAACTTCCATATCGCCACCATCGCCTGCCAGACGACCCGGCCGATCGACATCATCGACATCACCGCCGACGTGCGTTCGGCGCTCGAAGAGTCCGGCCTGCAACAGGGAACCGTCACGCTGCTCAGCCGCCACACCACCGCCTGCATCAACATCAACGAGCGCGAGGAGTGGTTGCAGAAAGACATGACCACCTGGCTGAAGCGGTTCATCCCGAAGGATGGCGACTGGCTGCACAACCTCGAAACGGTGGACGGACGCGACAACGCGCACTCGCATCTGCTCGGCCTCTTCATGAACAGCTCCGAGACGATTCCGTTTTCCGAAGGCCAGCTCATGCTCGGCGAGTGGCAGTCGATCTTCTTCATCGAACTCGACGGCCCGCGCCCGAAGCGCGAGGTTCTGATGCACATCCAGGGGGAATAA
- a CDS encoding alpha-amylase family glycosyl hydrolase — protein sequence MFPLVYEINTRVWLKEISTRLGRPATLDDVPAEELQILLDGKFTHVWLMGVWKPSRYSAAIAGSHRGLRPELLDHLKDLQPEDIVSSPYSIPAYEVSEAIGGHDALVAFRKRLAEMGVRLMLDFVPNHMALDNRWLPEHPELFVSVSRHEQCHDPASCFEYTRGKYLAHGKDPYFPSWTDTLQLNYANPATHEMMIHNLSHISDLCDGVRCDVAMLILKDVFNTTWENLAGKMTEEFWPKAIEAIRKKHPKFLFLAESYWNREWELQQMGFDFTYDKPFYDYLGASPVNVPKLKGHLLADWNYQKRLCRFIENHDEVRASERFGPNHAVAALVMLTSPGLDLIHQGQLLGLKKKIPVQLIRHSKEPSHKALLHLYLKLFAFRGEAVFQEGHTEWLELNSNGQSLCFGYSRTIPGVRAFVLANFSATGIDTRFSHPALAGLNDQAVTAFSTRFPEHPHERQLNDATLSIRLAPHEGVLLMAKTG from the coding sequence ATGTTTCCTCTGGTTTATGAAATCAATACGAGAGTCTGGCTGAAGGAGATTTCAACGAGGCTTGGCCGCCCCGCCACCCTCGACGACGTGCCTGCCGAGGAGTTGCAGATTCTCCTCGATGGCAAGTTCACCCATGTCTGGCTCATGGGCGTCTGGAAGCCGAGCCGCTACAGCGCGGCCATCGCGGGCTCCCATCGGGGGCTTCGCCCGGAACTGCTCGATCACCTCAAGGATCTGCAACCCGAGGATATTGTCAGCTCTCCATACTCCATTCCCGCTTACGAGGTCAGCGAGGCGATAGGCGGCCACGACGCCCTCGTGGCGTTCCGCAAGCGTCTGGCGGAGATGGGCGTCAGGCTCATGCTCGATTTCGTGCCGAACCACATGGCCCTCGACAACCGCTGGCTGCCGGAGCATCCCGAACTGTTCGTCTCCGTTTCGAGGCACGAGCAGTGTCATGATCCCGCCTCCTGCTTCGAGTACACAAGAGGCAAATATCTGGCTCACGGCAAAGACCCTTACTTTCCCTCCTGGACCGACACCTTGCAGCTCAACTACGCCAATCCGGCCACCCACGAGATGATGATCCACAATCTGTCGCACATCAGCGACCTGTGCGATGGCGTCCGGTGCGACGTGGCGATGCTGATCCTGAAGGATGTGTTCAACACTACCTGGGAAAATCTGGCTGGAAAGATGACCGAGGAGTTCTGGCCAAAAGCGATCGAGGCAATCAGGAAGAAACATCCGAAGTTCCTCTTTCTGGCCGAATCGTACTGGAACCGCGAGTGGGAGTTGCAGCAGATGGGTTTCGATTTCACCTACGACAAGCCATTTTACGACTACCTCGGCGCGTCACCGGTCAACGTGCCAAAGCTCAAGGGGCACCTGCTCGCCGACTGGAACTACCAGAAACGGCTGTGCCGGTTCATCGAGAACCATGACGAGGTTCGCGCTTCGGAGCGCTTTGGCCCGAACCACGCAGTCGCGGCGCTGGTGATGCTCACCTCGCCGGGCTTGGATCTGATCCATCAGGGGCAACTGCTCGGTTTGAAGAAAAAAATTCCCGTACAGCTCATCCGTCATTCGAAGGAGCCGTCGCACAAGGCGCTCCTGCACCTGTACCTCAAGCTGTTCGCTTTCCGTGGCGAAGCGGTGTTCCAGGAGGGTCATACCGAGTGGCTCGAACTGAACTCGAACGGCCAGTCGCTCTGTTTCGGCTACAGCCGAACGATTCCGGGCGTTCGAGCCTTCGTCCTGGCCAACTTTTCGGCCACCGGCATCGACACTCGCTTCAGCCATCCTGCGCTCGCAGGGCTGAACGACCAGGCAGTCACGGCTTTTTCGACCCGCTTTCCGGAGCATCCCCATGAACGCCAGCTCAACGATGCAACGCTGAGCATCCGCCTCGCTCCCCACGAAGGAGTGCTGCTCATGGCGAAGACCGGCTGA
- a CDS encoding response regulator transcription factor — MRSVVIVQDDSDFRDSLGKFLQIKGCDVTALGSAIDFYDTIRKKEYDLAIIDPGLPDQDGFVIAKYLSSNTNTRILMISERSSIEDKLRAYESGAGFYLVKPVDFREIDSAAAALIQSHSSHNKDVLKKPLENNRGKWILKVDKWALNTPEGDEVSLTAKEFMLLERLATESSGGIVSREALLLLFGYPKNKHGNHSLESLVYRLRKKISKSQDTPIKTVNGLGYSFIARIVIL; from the coding sequence ATGAGAAGCGTTGTCATCGTTCAGGATGATTCTGATTTCCGTGACAGTCTTGGCAAGTTTTTGCAGATAAAAGGGTGTGATGTGACCGCGCTTGGTTCGGCAATTGATTTCTATGATACCATCAGAAAAAAAGAGTATGATCTTGCAATTATCGATCCTGGTCTGCCGGATCAGGATGGTTTCGTGATAGCCAAATATCTTAGTTCCAACACCAATACTCGTATTTTGATGATCTCCGAGCGATCTTCAATAGAAGACAAACTTCGGGCATATGAGTCAGGGGCAGGTTTCTATCTTGTGAAGCCAGTTGATTTCAGGGAAATCGATTCGGCTGCGGCCGCACTGATACAGAGCCATTCTTCTCACAATAAAGATGTTCTGAAAAAGCCGCTTGAAAATAATAGGGGAAAATGGATTCTCAAAGTTGACAAGTGGGCGCTGAACACTCCTGAAGGGGATGAGGTAAGCCTTACTGCAAAAGAATTTATGTTACTTGAACGTCTCGCTACAGAATCCAGTGGAGGCATTGTTTCAAGAGAGGCGCTTCTGCTTCTGTTTGGTTACCCGAAAAATAAACATGGTAATCACTCTCTTGAATCGCTCGTTTATCGACTCAGGAAAAAAATATCGAAATCTCAGGATACACCTATAAAAACAGTCAATGGTCTTGGATACAGTTTTATTGCCAGGATTGTCATACTATGA
- a CDS encoding PEP-CTERM sorting domain-containing protein (PEP-CTERM proteins occur, often in large numbers, in the proteomes of bacteria that also encode an exosortase, a predicted intramembrane cysteine proteinase. The presence of a PEP-CTERM domain at a protein's C-terminus predicts cleavage within the sorting domain, followed by covalent anchoring to some some component of the (usually Gram-negative) cell surface. Many PEP-CTERM proteins exhibit an unusual sequence composition that includes large numbers of potential glycosylation sites. Expression of one such protein has been shown restore the ability of a bacterium to form floc, a type of biofilm.): protein MYNLISTTVKKNANTVLFFYPILTIQEVGMNRLRHLTITTITAACMVATLPEAARADLIALNFDDLATGIVVGNAYSANDISFSGFSTYSAAGIGNTSAPNIAVGTTGGYQVMQVDSGFTALSLSAGAAPASYGGFGGTVTPPAQIWIMSGDNGTGSVLASANITGTLSNFSTMNFSAFGTAKSMVLSAAPYQAGMDYIAITTTSVEAVPEPQTAALIMTGLGFAMFGNAVRRRKTQEVD from the coding sequence TTGTATAATCTTATCAGTACAACTGTTAAAAAGAATGCAAATACTGTTCTTTTTTTTTACCCAATTTTAACGATTCAGGAGGTTGGTATGAATCGACTACGCCATTTGACCATTACAACAATTACTGCGGCCTGCATGGTAGCAACCCTTCCCGAGGCAGCAAGAGCAGACCTCATCGCGCTTAATTTTGACGACCTCGCAACCGGTATTGTGGTTGGAAATGCTTATAGCGCGAATGACATCTCTTTTTCAGGCTTTAGCACATACTCGGCTGCGGGAATCGGCAATACCTCAGCGCCAAATATTGCGGTTGGTACAACGGGAGGATACCAGGTGATGCAGGTCGATTCAGGTTTCACTGCATTGTCGTTATCCGCCGGCGCAGCACCCGCCTCATACGGCGGCTTTGGAGGTACCGTCACACCGCCTGCACAGATATGGATCATGTCCGGTGATAACGGTACAGGTTCCGTATTGGCCTCCGCCAACATTACCGGTACTTTAAGCAATTTCAGCACCATGAACTTCTCGGCATTCGGAACAGCGAAGTCCATGGTTCTGAGCGCGGCCCCCTATCAGGCTGGCATGGATTATATAGCTATCACGACTACCTCCGTCGAAGCCGTACCCGAACCTCAAACCGCCGCGCTGATAATGACAGGCCTGGGATTTGCCATGTTCGGAAACGCTGTACGCCGCCGCAAAACGCAAGAGGTTGATTAG